Proteins from a single region of Bacteroidota bacterium:
- a CDS encoding mucoidy inhibitor MuiA family protein, whose amino-acid sequence MRHLFTGMMMLFVVQLYAQNTQTVNSEIKKVTVFTKGAQVVRNGTHAIPAGKTELVFAGISPRIDKQSIQVKGDGDFTIMSVSHRMNYLKQQAVSDEIDQLVKKQADLNEQVTYTNSIINVYRSEQTLIERNQSIGGANNGVTAENLKAMADFQRARLTEIFTKLLELNKKITDLNIEIQKISKQLAQLNNNKEKPTAEIHVMVSSKAAVTGKFEVSYYVNDAGWFANYDLRVESINKPIEIAYKANVFQSSGEDWKNVKLTISNGNPNDNVIAPKLYPWRLHYYAGSANIYQQGNYNYTNSGITSISGRVTDANGEALPGASIMVKGQTLGTITDMDGYYNLQLIPGSNYIVVNYIGYQQQELPVNAAVLNVYLKESTMMLEEVAISSGYASSLRIQKILNTPGVTNSEKKEFKTKALETNFEYKATTFNYEIVEPYSVLNDGKIITIDIKTAEVPAEFVYYTAPKIDPAAYLTANVTGWKDLNLVLGEANLFFEGAYLGKSILDPTFASDTLQISLGKDKSVQVLRTKMVEFTQRQFLGGNKIESVAYEIKVRNNKPEPIHIIIKDQLPISAESDIIVEGDVKPAGKIEDETQIVTWDYTIESGKEQKMELKYTVKYPKDRVVILE is encoded by the coding sequence ATGCGACACCTCTTCACAGGTATGATGATGCTGTTTGTAGTACAGCTTTATGCACAAAACACACAAACCGTAAATTCTGAAATTAAAAAAGTAACTGTTTTTACCAAAGGTGCTCAGGTAGTGCGGAACGGAACACATGCAATTCCGGCAGGAAAAACAGAATTGGTATTTGCAGGAATATCACCCAGAATTGACAAACAAAGTATTCAGGTAAAAGGTGATGGCGATTTTACCATTATGTCGGTATCACATCGTATGAATTATCTGAAACAACAGGCTGTTTCGGATGAGATAGACCAATTGGTAAAAAAACAAGCCGATTTAAATGAGCAGGTTACTTATACCAATTCTATTATTAATGTATATCGCTCAGAACAAACACTGATTGAACGCAACCAAAGTATTGGAGGTGCAAATAACGGTGTAACGGCAGAAAATTTAAAAGCGATGGCCGACTTTCAACGTGCACGATTAACGGAAATATTTACGAAGTTGCTGGAGCTGAATAAAAAAATTACTGATTTAAATATTGAGATACAAAAAATATCCAAACAGCTCGCACAATTAAATAATAATAAAGAAAAACCTACTGCCGAAATACATGTGATGGTTTCTTCCAAAGCAGCAGTTACAGGTAAATTTGAAGTGAGTTATTATGTAAATGATGCCGGCTGGTTTGCCAACTACGATTTACGTGTGGAAAGTATTAATAAACCAATAGAAATTGCTTACAAGGCAAATGTGTTTCAAAGTAGTGGTGAGGATTGGAAAAATGTGAAACTTACAATCAGTAATGGCAATCCGAACGATAATGTTATTGCACCAAAATTATATCCATGGCGATTACATTATTATGCAGGCAGTGCAAATATTTATCAGCAGGGTAATTATAATTACACGAACAGCGGTATTACAAGTATTAGCGGTCGCGTAACGGATGCTAATGGTGAAGCATTGCCGGGAGCAAGTATCATGGTGAAAGGCCAAACACTTGGTACTATAACAGATATGGATGGTTATTACAATTTGCAACTCATACCGGGTTCCAATTATATTGTAGTGAATTATATCGGTTACCAGCAACAGGAATTACCGGTAAACGCCGCAGTGCTCAATGTATACTTAAAAGAATCTACTATGATGCTGGAGGAAGTAGCAATTAGTTCCGGGTATGCATCCAGCCTTAGAATTCAAAAAATCCTAAACACACCGGGAGTTACCAACTCAGAAAAAAAAGAATTTAAAACCAAAGCCCTGGAAACGAATTTTGAATATAAGGCTACCACTTTTAATTATGAAATTGTAGAACCTTACAGTGTATTAAACGACGGTAAAATAATAACCATCGATATTAAAACCGCAGAAGTGCCGGCTGAATTTGTTTATTACACGGCACCTAAAATTGACCCGGCTGCTTATTTAACTGCAAATGTTACCGGTTGGAAAGATTTGAATTTAGTGTTAGGTGAAGCGAATTTATTTTTTGAAGGTGCCTATTTAGGTAAATCCATTTTAGATCCAACTTTTGCATCTGATACTTTACAAATTTCGTTGGGTAAAGATAAGAGTGTGCAGGTGCTAAGAACCAAAATGGTTGAATTTACACAACGACAATTCCTAGGTGGCAATAAAATTGAAAGTGTAGCCTATGAAATAAAAGTGCGGAATAATAAACCGGAACCGATACATATCATTATTAAAGACCAGTTACCGATTTCTGCAGAGAGCGATATTATTGTTGAAGGAGATGTAAAACCTGCAGGCAAAATAGAAGATGAAACACAAATTGTGACTTGGGATTATACCATTGAATCAGGTAAAGAACAAAAAATGGAATTAAAATATACAGTTAAATATCCGAAGGACAGAGTTGTGATTTTGGAATAA